aatTCCAAGCTACACAAAGGCACTGCTCCCACCACAGATGCACTGCCAGTCTCCCTTATTCCTTTTGACCCAAAAAAAGTTCTCGGCCAAAAAAGTTATCAATTAAAGGAGAAAGTTACCAACTTTCAGCTGTATACCCAAAAaaatcatagctcaatataGTAGAAATACCAGAATTTGACATAAACCTagtaagctaaaaaaaaaagtaaccatttttggaatttcaacaaccctaaacaaaaaaaaaatcaaaattacagGCTAAAAGTTACATTCATCCAAAATTGAATTCAGAAAACGTATCAAAATAAGCAGGATACATGAGATTACCATCTTCTGGGAAATAACGAATTTGAGCACTGAGTTGCAGAAAAACGATAAATAttggaaaagaagaagaaagaaaaggtaCACAGAGCGTTTAAAATACGCagttcttttattttctctcgGCACTTGTTATGTGCGTATCGGGTTCGTTTGTACTTGGCTATCACCTTCTTTCGTAAAATTCTCAAATATGTTATcgtactttaaaaaaaatactctaTGGACATCAGctaaaagtttaatttatttatgttattattattaaaaaaaaactcatttatattattattttttaatggtgattttgcaaaattattttgaCACGTAGTTAATTACAATTCGatcacgtcatcaatttttttatgaaaaaatcataattctggaaaaaaaattgaactaattttttttattttttaattaaataaatttatgatatgGCCAAATTATAATTGACcactttgaattttttaaaataaaaaaaattgaaattctgaataaaaattgaatgtctttttttatttttttattaaaaaaattgacgaTATGGCCAAATTATAGTTGGTGAAGTGTCAAAAATAGTTTTGCAAAATCaccgttaaaaaataatggcatgaatgggCCTTTTCTTTAATTGTGATAACATAAATGagtcaaacttttaactgatagCATAATTAAGCCTTTTCTAAAAGTTCAATGgcatattttagtcttttcccttattattattattattttgatagaagTGGTACATattgttttgatatattatttatgcaactaaaatttgatatagtgttaaaaatttattttgttatgatgagtttttttatgtatttatttgaaatttaatagGTCAAAGTTAATTTATCAATATGcataattgaaaaattaaaattactaataaatttaaataaaaataacacccTATACACATTTAAGGTtatatatatcaagttataaacatatttttcaaaaataaattacttatagCAGATTATTATCGAGTTATAGCAtatcaattaataaatttatttgattaaaaataaactataagtaattatttaaatactaattaatatgtttaaatatttatttttattttttacaattaactttttatttctattttttaaataaaataaaaaagaaaaaaaacgttTATGTATAAATTGGTAAGTAGCACTAATTGTGGgatttgaataaattttaattaacaatagataattaacaaattagCACATATTAAGGAATTCAAAAAGGATTTAAATTATTCAGTTTCCTTAAAATGCTCAAAATagtttaaatcaaattaaaacatgattttttttcctctttgtcaccttttaaagtttttaatataaataataaattattattaattaaattttacattatatagttaccttttaaaaaacaaaatctaaataataaagatttgattttaattaattcccTATTATACGGTTGCCCAATAACTATCCACCCCCATCTCAACCAATACATACACAAACATCTTCCCCTAATACACTCCATTTCTCCCCAACATGCGAAGATATTTTGTTTTTCCCCAAACTCCTGCCTCACTCATCATCTCTTTTCAACACGCAAAGATTTTTTGTTCTTACCCAAAGCCCGCCTCACTCATCTTCCCCATTATCCCTCTCAGATCAGTTCatcccaaaacccaaacatgatcAGTTCCCCATTTAGTTCATATAGAATGTCTAGGAAAGGTAGTGAAAtctcaaataaaagtaaaagattgGTCGATGAGTCTTGATGACTTTCATGTTCCTTCATTCGATATATCGTCACAAACTCAAACGCagaaatcaaaggaaaaagatatTACGCCTACTTTTTATGCAAAAAACGCATTCAGTAATATGATTTTATgagtaaaattttgttttttttttataaattatcaaaattactATATTACCTCTACTCTTTATACATAAAACATGTTCAGTGAATGCGAAGTACACTTTGAAGACTTGAATAACCAGGGGAAAAAAGATTCTCTCTCTTTATTGTTTTACATTTTTGATTGATTTCATTTTATAACACATATGTTTTATTCATGTTTACTGAAagtttagttaattttttatagaaagtgatttgtctttttctttaagttactaaattcatttaatttcaATTATCTCTGTAATGAAACTGAACATATTAACTAACATTCAaactttaattatttagtgATTATGATTCATGTATAATTGATTCAAAAACCAAATTATGCTCAACAAAATAATCCCATAATCTAAAAATGAAAACAGCAAGCAATAATGTTGACTACAAATCAAAAAAATCCCATGTTCACGTGCCTCCAAAACTCCACTTGATCATTTTTATAATAACACAAACACATCTAAGATTTCATCAAAACACATCAAGTAAAATATTACTCACTTATTCGTTTTTTATTTGTCACGTTTCACTTCAATTTTCTAAAAGAtaaacatgacaaataaaaataaatcggAAAACAAAACATTCACATACATTGTTTTtactaagaaaagaaaaaatcaccCTGAAATTTGGACATCAAAAAGATGTCTTTTTTTGATAGATCTAAATGCAAATCTTTAAATTTAATGCGAactctctcaactctctctcAGTCGGTAGTAATAGTAGATTTAGTTTAGTAGTAGAAGTAACATAAAGCACAAAACTTTATGCTTTTCTTGAGCTTTTACACTCTCTAAAGTGTATCAGCAATCAAGAAAAATTTGCAGGAGCCACAAAAATGGGATTCACAATGGGTCTAAATTTGCTTCTTTTGGTAGCTATGGTGGCTACCAACATTCTTTCTTTGTATCATCTCTCTTCCAACATCCAATCTAAGCCCCCTGTTGCTCCACCTGTTCCTGACCACCTTCTGCATCAGCTTCAGACTATACGCGCCACTATTAACCACCTCACGCGCCTCCAGCCTCCAGCTCCACCATCTGGTAAAGCTAAGAAATCTACAGTGACGATCCCTTCTGATCTCCTTCTTTACACTCATTTATCACCTATTGCTTCTTCTTGTAAAGACAATCCTGATTTGCTTCATCAGTATATGAGCTACACACCCTTTAGTCTTTGCCcctcagattcttcagtagctGAGTCTCTTATTCTTAGAGGGTGTCACCCTCTACCTAGGAGGCGCTGTTTTTCAAGAACCCCTTCTAGTATCCCCACTTCTTTGCCTAAAACCCCTTTTTCTACTATCCCTGAAAAGGCCTTGTTGTGGAATAATTACACTTGTAAGAGCTTTTCTTGTTTGTCTCAGTCTAATCCCAACTTGGGATTTGATATGAAAGTTGAGCAATCAAGATTCTTGGATTTCAAGTCAGATCTAGATCTCCCAATTCCACAGTTTCTTCAGCTAACTAAGACCTCAAAGAGTGTTATTAGGCTGGCACTCGATATTGGGGGTGGTACAGGAACTTTTGCTGCACAAATGAAGCTGCATAATGTGACTGTTGTGACTACAACAATGAATCTTGGTGCCCCTTATAGTGAGACTGTGGCACTTAGGGGATTGGTGCCTTTACATGTACCTTTGCAGCAGAGGTTGCCAGTGTTTGATGGGGTGCTGGATCTTGTAAGATGTGGTCATGCTGTAAATAGGTGGATTCCAGTGACCATGATGGAGTTCTTGCTTTTTGATGTTGATAGAGTGTTGAGGGCTGGTGGATACCTCTGGTTGGACCATTTCTTTAGTAAAAGAGCAGATCTTGAGAAGGTTTTTCAACCTTTGATCTGGAAATTGAACTACAAGAAGGTGAAGTGGACAGTGGCTAATAAGAATGATGCTAGTGGTGTGAAGAATGGGGAAGTTTATTTGACAGCTCTTCTTCAGAAGCCGCTTTCGAGATGAACATCTAGTCCAGGTAACCTCATAGACTCTCTGAAAATGAGATCATATATTGATTTAGTGGATGGATTAAAAACATTGCTAGTAGTGATAGATCTAAAGTAGTTTAGTACTCCTATTACTTTTGGCTTGGCACTTAACTAATGAAAGCACCAATAGACATAATCAAAATCTCCTCGCGTGATTTTGAGAAGCCAAATTATGTCCAAGTAATGCTAGTTCAAAGTTTTATGTCTTTATTATCTACTGCAAATATAACATTGTAGTAAATATGCACCTTCACTGGTGCACATTTCATATTTGCTAAAAGAAATTAATGGTTTTTGCTTCACTCCCGGCTCACCCTTTTGTTTTTAATAACAATTGTAGCTTGGGATTGAAAGAGcagatttcaaattttccatgtTGTGTAGAGATTTAGTGTCCGTTtggattaaattattttaggtgCTTTTAAGCCAAAATAGCTTTTAAGCAGTTTTGAAGTGTTTGGGTAAAGTTAAAAAGTGCTTATAAGCACTTATTTTAAagccaaaataacaaaaataagccAAAAGCCATAAGTTAGAAATCCTAACTTGTGGCTTTTGGCTTATAAGTCATAAGCCAAaagccaatccaaacaggcCCTTAGTTGATCCAAAGTAAATAATGTTGTATTCTTCATACCTTCTGAGGCTGCCCAAGTCCCATAGTTATCCAGCTTTAAGTTGTTTTAAGATGAGCCTGCTACAGATTTGTTTCTCGATACACTATATTATCCATTAAGTGGAGATCCTTCGTAGTAAAAGCCTTTTTTCAGTAAGAACTGTTACCTCTCTGGCGCATTTCTGATGCATTTAGACTTAGACGGGGAGACTGGCTACTTGAAGTGGAATATTTCAGGTTTGTGCTACTTGTCAGAGTTCTGTACTGTCCAAAGTCTTGCGGTGATATCTTTCAATGTACACTCATGTCATTTCAAGAATCTATCTACTTTATTCTGTCAATATAATCCACCTAAATGTGACTCTCAATAAGGTCCCTGTCCTGTCCCTTAACTCCAGCATAGACTTATATCATTTGTTGATCCAATTGCGCTTTGGTATATAATTTCTAAGGTCCTTTATTCTTTATTCTAGTTTATTGAACTATGCATATAGTGCCAGAACATAAAAATGATCTGCAAAAATGACAACTTCCCTTGACAATGTAATTTTATGTCAACAAGAACCCATGTGGCTTAAACACCATTTTCTGATGTACTGAGGGTTCAAAGTCTATTTTCATCTACAAGATATTTCTAGAGGCAATAAGATTCATCAATTAGCTCCAAAATCTACCCATTACCTCTTTATACATATATTGGTAATTTGTATGCATGTTAGTAGTAACCAATAGGTTTCAGAGTCAATTGATGATCTTCATTCTCCAAAAATTGTTCTTAGTTGAAGAGTTTTTGATCTCAGAAGGCTGATTAAATGGGTCATGTGCAAAGCACTTGACTTTTTTCATCCAAAAATTAAATCCATGTAGAGATGGATTCCATTTAATTAAACACAGTACCTTCCTGCAATTGGTGTCCTATGAATTATACAACTCAAAGTGATCATTAAGACCCTTAATGAAGGCCATTCTGAATGATTGTTGACAAATTCCCCATGTATAACTGTCACGTGGTGTTGCATTTCCCGTCTAGCTTGTATGTCAACTGCATGTGATGCACTTTGTTCGCAAACCTGATTGATAACAGCACAGCCAATATAATTTACATTGATTTGACTGTTATAACACAAATcattatttctaatattttgaTCGGAAATGATTTGGCGCTCTAAACTGATTTGCTTATTAGATTGATTGAATCCTACTGAAAGCTGCTCAAGTAGATTATCTTTCTCCATCTTTTTCGAGgttgttttaaaatttcagcTTTTGCTGTTGTTATTTTGCAGATACCACTGCTAGATTTGAATGATCATTTGATGCCAAATGCTGCTGTGTTGTGTCGAGATATTCTCTTCTTCTCGGGGTAGAGAAATGCGATTAGTCTGCATTTGGAGTGAGAATGATCCAAACAATAGAAAGCTGTGTGCACCACAGAAATACAGTTTGCAGCAAACAACAGTAGCTGCTCTAATAGATAGCTATTTCCTTTCATTCATTTGTCAGTTTGGTGTAATCTTTACTGATTTCGAAACTATACAATAGTAGAGATAACAGAGCTGCAAGTTTAAAAGTGATTATT
This window of the Solanum pennellii chromosome 2, SPENNV200 genome carries:
- the LOC107012026 gene encoding uncharacterized protein LOC107012026, encoding MGFTMGLNLLLLVAMVATNILSLYHLSSNIQSKPPVAPPVPDHLLHQLQTIRATINHLTRLQPPAPPSGKAKKSTVTIPSDLLLYTHLSPIASSCKDNPDLLHQYMSYTPFSLCPSDSSVAESLILRGCHPLPRRRCFSRTPSSIPTSLPKTPFSTIPEKALLWNNYTCKSFSCLSQSNPNLGFDMKVEQSRFLDFKSDLDLPIPQFLQLTKTSKSVIRLALDIGGGTGTFAAQMKLHNVTVVTTTMNLGAPYSETVALRGLVPLHVPLQQRLPVFDGVLDLVRCGHAVNRWIPVTMMEFLLFDVDRVLRAGGYLWLDHFFSKRADLEKVFQPLIWKLNYKKVKWTVANKNDASGVKNGEVYLTALLQKPLSR